One segment of Acidianus sp. HS-5 DNA contains the following:
- a CDS encoding haloacid dehalogenase: protein MIEEIQVYLEGIEKKLTERFDNREKLLLLSRELIRTCGETISLSHRQKKEEALKKYEEAVQKAKEIEQIINQYPELLYGDVGTSFQELAEASVVINMYFGGKLYLADNLGIPDMYYVLGIADAIGEMRRAILEFLRKSDYESADKFFNYMEEIYEELWRFEYPKSLIPGLRQKIDALRRILEETRHDLFLAKLGKV from the coding sequence ATGATAGAGGAAATTCAGGTTTACTTGGAAGGAATAGAGAAGAAACTCACAGAAAGGTTTGATAATAGGGAAAAACTTCTCCTTCTATCAAGAGAATTAATAAGAACTTGCGGAGAAACGATTTCACTTTCGCATAGGCAAAAGAAGGAAGAAGCATTAAAGAAATATGAAGAAGCTGTGCAAAAGGCTAAGGAAATAGAACAAATAATTAACCAATATCCTGAATTACTTTACGGTGATGTAGGCACATCGTTCCAGGAACTCGCAGAGGCAAGCGTTGTAATTAACATGTACTTTGGAGGAAAACTTTACCTTGCAGACAATTTGGGAATTCCAGATATGTATTACGTTCTAGGAATAGCAGACGCAATAGGAGAAATGAGGAGAGCGATTTTAGAATTCTTAAGGAAAAGCGACTACGAAAGTGCTGATAAATTCTTCAATTATATGGAAGAAATTTACGAAGAACTTTGGAGGTTTGAGTACCCTAAGTCTTTAATTCCAGGCTTAAGACAAAAAATTGATGCATTAAGGAGAATTTTAGAAGAGACTAGACATGACCTATTTCTAGCTAAGTTAGGAAAAGTTTGA
- the carB gene encoding carbamoyl-phosphate synthase (glutamine-hydrolyzing) large subunit: MVDLKKVLVVGSGPIKVAEAAEFDYSGSQALKALKEEGIQTILVNSNVATVQTSYKMADKIYMLPVTWWAVEKVIEQERPDGIMIGFGGQTALNVGVDLYKRGILQKYGVNVLGTPIEGIERALSREKFRETMINVNLPVPPSLSAKNEEEAIQKAREIGYPVMVRVSFNLGGRGSTVAWNEEILKRDIGRAFSQSYTHEVLIEKYLYQWKELEYEVMRDNKGNSAVIACIENLDPMGVHTGESTVIAPCQTLDNQEYQDMRTRAELVARSIDLVGECNVQFALDPNSYTHYIIETNPRMSRSSALASKATGYPLAYVSAKLSLGYSLYEVLNRVSGSTCACFEPSLDYVVIKIPRWDLQKFENADMSLGTEMKSIGEVMSIGRSFEEALQKAVRMLDIGEPGIVGGKVYNSLLTKKELLKYLKNKYPYWFLYTAKAFKEGATIDEVYEVTGIDRFFLNKIKNLVEFYENLKEVNKDILLEAKKLGFSDEQIAKKVNKTNEEIRKIREIEGIKPVVKQIDTLAGEWPAITNYLYLTYNGSEDDIEFSTNANKLLILGAGVFRIGVSVEFDWSVVSLLDAALKYFDDVAILNYNPETVSTDWDIAKKLYFDELTLERIIDVVNKENFRYVATFTGGQIGNNLAKMLEDSGIRLLGTAGHNVDIAEDREKFSKLLDKLAIKQPLWISASSIEDIRKFAGEVGFPLLIRPSYVLSGSSMKIVYNEQELLNFINNLKISTKYPVVISKYLDNAIEAEIDAVSDGKGVLGVVIEHVEEAGVHSGDATMSVPTRKLKEDVVKQMKEDALRIAREIEIKGPFNLQFVIKDNTPYVIELNLRASRSMPFSSKAKGVNLIDKALHAIINGLNLDDFYEPSSKAWAVKSPQFSWTQIRGAYPMLGPEMRSTGEAASFGIDFYDALVKSWLSVIPNKIPEKGKYALIYGLGNEEYLKEAANNLRNYGIEVITLKETGLKGEEEVDINTAVELITSSKVGIVITNGYLKDIDYQIRREAVDYNVPLVLNGRLGMELTKGFLNSRLTYYEMRDYGGGI, encoded by the coding sequence GTGGTAGACCTTAAGAAAGTATTAGTTGTAGGCTCTGGGCCTATAAAAGTTGCAGAAGCGGCCGAGTTTGATTACAGTGGGAGTCAAGCGTTAAAAGCATTAAAGGAAGAAGGAATTCAAACAATATTAGTAAATTCAAACGTTGCCACAGTGCAGACTAGCTATAAAATGGCTGATAAAATTTACATGTTACCAGTAACGTGGTGGGCCGTAGAAAAAGTTATTGAACAAGAAAGGCCAGACGGTATAATGATAGGCTTCGGAGGACAAACCGCACTAAACGTTGGCGTAGATCTGTACAAGAGAGGAATACTGCAAAAGTACGGAGTAAATGTCTTGGGAACTCCTATTGAAGGAATTGAAAGGGCATTAAGTAGGGAGAAGTTCAGGGAGACAATGATTAATGTTAATCTACCAGTGCCTCCAAGCTTATCAGCAAAAAATGAGGAAGAAGCAATACAGAAGGCTAGAGAAATAGGATATCCAGTAATGGTGAGGGTAAGTTTCAACTTAGGAGGGAGAGGATCAACCGTAGCATGGAATGAAGAGATACTTAAGAGGGATATAGGTAGGGCTTTCTCACAAAGTTATACTCATGAGGTCTTAATAGAGAAATACTTATACCAGTGGAAGGAGCTTGAGTATGAAGTAATGAGGGATAATAAAGGCAATTCTGCAGTAATAGCTTGTATAGAGAACCTAGACCCTATGGGTGTTCATACGGGAGAATCTACCGTTATTGCACCTTGTCAAACTTTAGATAATCAAGAGTATCAAGATATGAGAACTAGGGCTGAACTAGTTGCAAGGTCCATTGATTTAGTAGGGGAATGTAACGTTCAGTTTGCTTTAGATCCTAATAGCTATACACACTACATTATTGAAACTAACCCAAGGATGTCAAGAAGTAGCGCGTTAGCAAGTAAAGCTACCGGTTATCCTTTAGCTTATGTTTCTGCAAAATTATCCTTAGGATATTCTCTCTACGAAGTTCTGAATAGAGTATCAGGATCAACTTGTGCATGCTTTGAACCAAGCTTAGACTACGTAGTAATAAAAATACCTAGGTGGGATCTGCAGAAGTTTGAGAACGCCGATATGTCTTTAGGAACTGAGATGAAGAGCATAGGAGAAGTTATGAGCATTGGAAGGTCTTTTGAAGAAGCGCTGCAAAAGGCAGTCAGAATGCTAGATATTGGAGAGCCTGGAATCGTAGGGGGTAAAGTTTACAATTCTTTACTTACAAAGAAGGAGCTTTTAAAATACTTAAAGAACAAATATCCTTACTGGTTCCTTTATACCGCTAAAGCGTTCAAGGAAGGTGCTACAATAGATGAAGTCTATGAAGTAACTGGAATAGATAGGTTCTTCCTTAATAAGATTAAGAATCTAGTTGAATTTTATGAGAATCTAAAAGAAGTAAATAAGGATATACTACTTGAGGCTAAAAAGTTAGGCTTTAGTGATGAACAAATTGCCAAGAAAGTGAATAAGACTAATGAGGAAATTAGGAAAATAAGGGAAATCGAAGGAATAAAGCCAGTAGTTAAGCAAATAGATACTTTAGCAGGAGAATGGCCCGCGATAACCAATTACCTTTATTTAACATATAACGGCAGTGAGGATGATATAGAATTTTCAACCAATGCAAATAAACTGCTTATACTGGGAGCAGGAGTATTTAGAATAGGAGTTTCAGTAGAATTTGACTGGAGTGTAGTAAGTTTGCTAGACGCTGCGTTAAAGTACTTTGACGATGTAGCTATACTTAACTATAATCCAGAAACCGTGTCTACAGATTGGGACATTGCAAAGAAGTTGTATTTCGATGAATTAACTTTGGAAAGGATAATTGATGTAGTAAATAAGGAAAACTTTAGGTATGTGGCTACTTTCACTGGGGGTCAAATAGGAAATAATTTAGCTAAAATGTTAGAAGATTCAGGAATTAGATTATTGGGTACTGCAGGTCATAATGTTGATATAGCAGAAGATAGGGAGAAGTTCTCTAAGCTTCTCGACAAACTAGCTATAAAACAGCCTTTATGGATTTCGGCATCTTCTATTGAAGATATCAGAAAGTTTGCGGGAGAAGTAGGATTTCCACTTTTAATTAGGCCTAGCTACGTTCTAAGCGGTTCTTCAATGAAAATAGTTTACAATGAACAAGAATTGCTTAATTTCATTAATAATTTGAAAATATCCACTAAATATCCCGTCGTTATATCAAAGTATTTAGATAATGCAATAGAGGCAGAAATTGATGCGGTAAGTGATGGAAAAGGAGTGTTGGGAGTAGTTATAGAGCATGTTGAGGAAGCAGGAGTTCACAGTGGAGATGCTACAATGAGTGTACCAACAAGGAAATTGAAAGAAGATGTAGTTAAACAAATGAAGGAAGATGCTTTAAGAATTGCTAGAGAAATTGAAATTAAAGGACCTTTCAATTTACAATTTGTAATTAAGGATAATACTCCTTATGTTATAGAATTAAATTTAAGAGCTAGCAGATCAATGCCTTTCAGCAGTAAGGCTAAAGGGGTTAACCTAATAGACAAGGCTTTACATGCTATAATTAATGGGCTAAACTTAGACGATTTTTATGAACCTTCCTCAAAAGCTTGGGCAGTTAAGTCTCCTCAATTCTCTTGGACTCAAATAAGGGGTGCATATCCGATGTTAGGACCAGAAATGAGAAGTACAGGCGAAGCGGCATCTTTCGGAATTGATTTTTATGACGCACTTGTGAAGAGCTGGCTTTCAGTTATTCCTAATAAAATTCCAGAGAAAGGAAAGTATGCATTAATTTACGGACTAGGAAATGAGGAATATTTAAAGGAAGCGGCAAATAATTTGAGAAACTATGGTATAGAGGTTATAACTTTGAAGGAAACTGGATTAAAGGGAGAGGAAGAAGTTGATATAAACACTGCAGTAGAGTTGATAACAAGTTCTAAAGTAGGTATCGTAATAACTAACGGTTATTTGAAGGATATAGATTATCAGATTAGGAGAGAGGCAGTTGACTATAATGTACCTTTAGTCCTTAACGGAAGGTTAGGAATGGAATTAACTAAAGGCTTCCTCAATTCAAGGTTAACTTATTATGAAATGAGGGATTACGGTGGTGGAATATGA
- a CDS encoding DUF309 domain-containing protein, translating into MTSTERKLSRFILLYPLVVSITNLKDVNIIDIRRCKYTEIDIIDDPQKVISILGQPIKIIRIGEIKESFQELFFNCRFWEAHEVLEGIWRKETDEKKKKYLQGLILLCASMIHYLKGHEEVSDELIGKALSLISELPEDILPLLYINVSFNS; encoded by the coding sequence ATGACTAGCACTGAAAGAAAATTGTCACGTTTTATCTTGCTTTATCCTTTAGTAGTTAGTATAACTAATCTTAAAGATGTAAATATTATAGATATAAGGCGCTGTAAATATACTGAAATAGATATAATAGATGATCCTCAGAAAGTTATTAGTATACTAGGTCAGCCTATAAAGATTATTCGAATTGGAGAAATTAAAGAGAGTTTCCAAGAATTATTCTTTAATTGCAGATTTTGGGAGGCTCACGAAGTATTAGAAGGTATTTGGAGGAAAGAAACTGATGAAAAAAAGAAGAAATACCTTCAAGGTTTAATATTATTATGTGCTTCAATGATTCATTATTTAAAAGGACATGAGGAAGTTTCCGATGAGCTAATTGGCAAGGCTTTATCTCTTATATCCGAACTTCCTGAGGATATCCTTCCTCTCCTTTATATCAACGTCTCCTTCAACTCCTAA
- the lysX gene encoding lysine biosynthesis protein LysX — translation MKVALVVDIIRQEEKMIVKTLNEKGIQYDVINVAQEPLPFNRALDRYDVALIRAISMYRSLYSAAVFESVGVHTINSSEVITVAGDKILTYSKLFKAGVPIPDSVIAMSPDATLKAYEQIGFPLIDKPPIGSWGRMVSLIRDIFEGKTIIEHREMLGNSALKVHIVQEYIKEKNRDIRCIVMGKELLGCYARNIPPNEWRANVALGGSPSSIVIDEKLRETALKAASVVNGEFISIDVLEHASKGYVINELNDTPEFKGFMLATGINVAEKLVNYIISNFS, via the coding sequence ATGAAGGTAGCTTTAGTAGTTGATATAATAAGACAAGAGGAAAAAATGATAGTAAAAACTTTAAATGAGAAAGGTATTCAATACGACGTAATAAATGTAGCTCAAGAACCTTTGCCCTTTAACAGAGCTTTAGATAGATACGATGTAGCCTTAATAAGGGCAATAAGCATGTACAGGTCTCTCTACTCTGCAGCAGTATTTGAAAGTGTAGGAGTTCATACAATAAACTCTTCCGAAGTAATAACAGTAGCAGGAGATAAAATACTAACTTATTCCAAGCTATTCAAAGCAGGAGTTCCTATACCAGATTCAGTAATAGCAATGTCTCCAGATGCAACGCTAAAGGCATACGAACAGATAGGCTTTCCATTGATAGATAAGCCACCTATTGGAAGTTGGGGAAGAATGGTTTCTTTAATAAGGGATATTTTTGAGGGTAAGACAATTATAGAACACAGGGAAATGCTAGGGAATTCAGCACTTAAAGTCCACATAGTTCAAGAATACATTAAAGAAAAAAATAGGGATATAAGGTGCATAGTAATGGGTAAGGAATTACTTGGCTGCTATGCAAGGAATATTCCGCCAAATGAGTGGAGAGCTAATGTGGCTTTAGGAGGTTCTCCTTCTTCCATAGTTATTGATGAAAAACTTAGAGAGACCGCATTAAAAGCAGCAAGTGTAGTTAATGGAGAGTTTATCTCAATAGATGTATTAGAGCATGCCAGCAAGGGCTATGTTATAAATGAACTTAACGATACTCCAGAGTTCAAAGGATTTATGTTAGCTACTGGAATAAACGTTGCAGAAAAACTTGTTAATTATATTATCTCAAACTTTTCCTAA
- a CDS encoding cupin domain-containing protein, whose product MEHVLEREDRQEELTKGIKSLVKEIEGDDLKVVTFMEYTSPPKEVKPKVIKFNKALELLRLIAKQGKVEEGVAKIMFYSPSTERSRGLTPTMMAGLQYIEPGVSTKPHSHNMASIYLVVKGKGYSIIDGEKYYWEEGDIFVVPANAVHSHVNTSGEEVVLFDVTDSGLLENLGILEFKEE is encoded by the coding sequence ATGGAGCATGTATTAGAAAGAGAAGATAGACAGGAGGAACTAACTAAGGGAATTAAGTCTTTAGTTAAAGAAATTGAAGGAGATGACCTCAAAGTAGTAACTTTCATGGAATATACTTCACCGCCTAAGGAAGTTAAACCCAAAGTAATTAAATTTAACAAAGCTTTAGAGCTTTTAAGATTAATAGCCAAACAAGGCAAAGTGGAGGAAGGCGTTGCAAAGATAATGTTCTACAGCCCAAGCACTGAAAGATCTAGAGGACTAACTCCCACAATGATGGCAGGATTACAGTATATAGAACCGGGAGTATCTACAAAGCCTCACTCTCATAACATGGCTTCAATTTATCTTGTAGTAAAAGGTAAGGGATATTCTATCATTGATGGCGAAAAATATTACTGGGAGGAAGGAGATATATTTGTAGTTCCTGCTAATGCTGTTCACTCTCACGTAAATACATCTGGCGAAGAAGTTGTATTATTTGATGTAACTGACTCTGGATTACTAGAAAACTTAGGAATACTGGAATTTAAGGAAGAATAA
- the carA gene encoding glutamine-hydrolyzing carbamoyl-phosphate synthase small subunit, with the protein MICKRGYKGYIYLEDETFIEGCGFGAKGIRAGEVVFTTSMNGYPESLTDPSYRGQILIITHPLVGNYGIPKPITENGILRNFESERIQVEGLVVAEETEPYKWNSQMSLHDWLKSEGIPGISDVDTRMLVKRARNKGVMMGIISSGVEVDDPRKYLEKKYDEIDFTQFTSPKSPIIHQGTGKGIIVLVDCGIKHGILYQLNSRGYTVVRVPCNFTANQIMDYSPKGIVFGNGPGNPKLLQGLIKTYRELTEYKVPIMGICLGHQITSLALGGNVRKMKYGHRAINKPVIDVTDNKCYITTHNHGYGIFKEDVPKDMKVWFYNPDDGVVEGMVHEKLPIITTQFHPEARPGPWDVTWVFDKFKKVIESGRP; encoded by the coding sequence ATGATCTGCAAGAGGGGCTATAAAGGATATATTTACCTTGAGGACGAAACGTTTATAGAAGGCTGCGGCTTTGGAGCTAAAGGAATAAGGGCAGGGGAAGTAGTATTTACTACTTCAATGAACGGTTATCCTGAGAGCTTAACAGATCCTTCATATAGAGGTCAAATACTTATAATTACCCATCCTCTTGTAGGAAATTACGGAATACCTAAGCCTATAACTGAAAATGGAATTCTGAGGAATTTTGAATCAGAAAGGATACAAGTAGAGGGTTTAGTAGTAGCTGAGGAAACTGAGCCTTATAAGTGGAATTCCCAAATGTCTCTTCACGATTGGCTAAAATCTGAAGGAATTCCTGGAATCTCCGACGTTGATACTAGAATGTTAGTGAAGAGAGCTAGGAATAAGGGAGTAATGATGGGTATAATATCTTCTGGAGTTGAAGTAGATGATCCAAGAAAATACTTGGAAAAGAAATACGACGAAATTGACTTTACTCAATTTACTTCTCCTAAATCACCAATAATTCATCAAGGCACTGGGAAAGGCATAATAGTCTTAGTAGACTGCGGAATAAAGCACGGTATACTTTACCAGTTAAATTCCAGAGGTTACACTGTAGTTAGAGTACCTTGTAACTTCACCGCAAATCAGATAATGGATTACTCTCCTAAGGGGATTGTATTCGGCAACGGTCCAGGAAATCCAAAATTGCTCCAAGGTTTAATAAAGACTTACAGGGAACTTACAGAATACAAGGTTCCAATAATGGGAATTTGTTTAGGTCACCAAATCACTTCTTTAGCTTTAGGAGGGAATGTAAGGAAGATGAAGTATGGACATAGGGCAATAAACAAGCCAGTAATAGACGTTACTGACAATAAATGTTATATTACTACGCATAATCACGGTTACGGGATATTTAAAGAAGATGTTCCAAAGGATATGAAAGTCTGGTTCTACAACCCAGATGATGGAGTAGTTGAAGGGATGGTGCATGAAAAGCTTCCAATAATCACCACTCAATTCCATCCCGAGGCAAGACCGGGTCCTTGGGACGTAACATGGGTATTTGATAAGTTTAAGAAGGTGATTGAAAGTGGTAGACCTTAA
- a CDS encoding argininosuccinate synthase has protein sequence MKIVLAYSGGLDTTVSIRWLKEKYQAEVITVSVDVGQKEDFAKLEERAYIAGSSKHYTIDAKEEFVEKFIKNDIIMNGLYEEVYPLSTALARPLIAEKIVEVAKKEGTEYIAHGSTSKGNDQVRFDLAIKASIPDAKIITPARSWDMTREDEIKYAKEHGIPIKEESNKYSIDENLWGRSIEGDIIEDPSKEVPEDAFELTRKASTKSKEKVIITFDKGVPVALNGEKIPLLNLIDSLNMIAGSLGFGRVDHLENRVVGFKSREVYEAPAALCLISAHKDLEKTVYTPLELRFKRSIDSEWSDLVYQGLWYEPLRETLQKVGVDMNNWVTGDVEVEIGENGLRILGRNSPYSPYSDKIASYNKGWYPTEEMAKGFIEIWGLHSLLARKVRSS, from the coding sequence ATGAAAATAGTTTTAGCTTATTCGGGAGGACTAGACACTACAGTATCCATAAGATGGTTAAAAGAAAAGTATCAAGCTGAAGTAATAACAGTAAGCGTTGATGTGGGACAAAAAGAAGACTTCGCAAAATTGGAAGAAAGAGCCTATATTGCAGGCTCAAGTAAGCATTACACTATAGATGCAAAGGAGGAATTCGTAGAAAAATTCATAAAAAATGATATTATAATGAACGGACTTTATGAGGAAGTTTATCCTCTTTCAACAGCATTAGCAAGGCCCTTAATAGCTGAGAAAATCGTCGAAGTAGCTAAAAAAGAAGGCACAGAATACATAGCTCATGGTTCAACTTCAAAAGGTAATGATCAAGTTAGGTTTGATTTAGCAATTAAAGCCAGTATTCCAGACGCAAAAATAATAACTCCTGCAAGGAGCTGGGATATGACTAGGGAAGATGAAATTAAATATGCAAAGGAGCACGGAATTCCGATAAAGGAAGAGAGCAATAAATACAGTATAGATGAGAATTTGTGGGGAAGGAGCATTGAAGGTGATATTATTGAGGATCCATCAAAGGAAGTTCCAGAAGATGCGTTTGAGCTGACCAGGAAGGCTTCAACAAAAAGTAAGGAAAAAGTCATTATAACCTTTGACAAGGGAGTTCCAGTAGCTCTAAACGGAGAAAAAATTCCTCTTTTGAATTTAATAGATAGTTTAAATATGATCGCAGGAAGTTTAGGCTTCGGAAGAGTTGACCACTTAGAAAATAGGGTTGTAGGATTTAAATCAAGGGAAGTCTACGAAGCGCCTGCAGCATTATGCTTAATTTCCGCTCATAAAGATTTGGAAAAGACAGTTTATACTCCTTTGGAACTAAGGTTTAAGAGAAGCATTGATAGTGAGTGGAGTGATTTAGTGTATCAAGGTCTGTGGTACGAGCCTTTAAGAGAAACTTTGCAGAAAGTAGGAGTTGACATGAATAATTGGGTTACTGGAGATGTTGAGGTAGAGATAGGAGAGAACGGCCTAAGGATATTGGGCAGGAATTCTCCTTACTCTCCTTATTCTGACAAGATTGCTTCTTATAATAAAGGATGGTATCCTACGGAAGAAATGGCTAAAGGATTTATAGAAATTTGGGGATTGCATTCACTACTTGCCAGAAAGGTGAGGAGTTCATAA
- a CDS encoding adenosine-specific kinase: MVNIDVVRIDIPEGTNVIIGQSHFIKTVEDLYETLASSSPTIKFGIAFNEASGKRLVRFDGNDDELIKLAIDNARRIGAGHTFVIYIKNAYPINVLNRIKNVEEVVRIFAATSNPLQVLVAETDQGRGVIGVVDGYTPLGVEGDVDIKERKDILRKFGYKR; encoded by the coding sequence ATGGTAAATATAGATGTTGTAAGAATAGACATTCCAGAAGGTACAAACGTAATAATAGGCCAATCCCATTTTATAAAGACTGTAGAGGATCTATATGAAACGTTAGCTTCTTCATCCCCGACCATAAAATTCGGTATAGCTTTTAATGAAGCAAGCGGTAAGAGATTAGTAAGATTTGACGGAAATGATGATGAGTTAATAAAGCTTGCAATAGATAATGCAAGAAGAATAGGTGCAGGACATACTTTTGTAATTTACATAAAGAATGCATATCCCATAAATGTTCTTAACAGAATTAAGAACGTTGAAGAAGTTGTCAGAATTTTTGCTGCAACATCAAACCCACTGCAAGTATTAGTAGCGGAAACTGACCAAGGGAGAGGAGTAATAGGTGTTGTTGACGGTTATACTCCCTTAGGAGTTGAAGGAGACGTTGATATAAAGGAGAGGAAGGATATCCTCAGGAAGTTCGGATATAAGAGATAA
- a CDS encoding 3-hydroxyacyl-CoA dehydrogenase family protein, whose translation MIKRVSVIGAGLIGSGWATLLATKGYEVSLYTDKKETLDRGVAKIKSYLEVMKNMGLVDKDPDYYMKNLHTTVNMDEAIEGTDFVIEAIIEDYDTKKKVFSYLDEKLDKNVILSSSTSGLLMTEIQKAMKRYPERGVIAHPWNPPHLLPLVEIVPGEKTSQETLNETKDFMEKLDRVVVVLKKEVPGFLGNRLAFALFREAVYLVDEGIATVEDIDKVMTAAIGLRWAFMGPFLTYHLGGGEGGLEYFFNRGFGYGANEWMYSLAKYDKFPYTGVVRAVQQMKEYSTIRGKSFQELSKWRDEKLFQIYKIVWGDKKQNNGQ comes from the coding sequence ATGATAAAACGCGTTAGCGTAATAGGTGCAGGTTTAATAGGCTCTGGATGGGCTACATTATTAGCAACTAAAGGATACGAAGTTTCTCTATATACAGATAAGAAGGAAACTCTAGATAGAGGAGTTGCGAAAATAAAATCTTATTTGGAAGTAATGAAAAACATGGGACTTGTAGATAAAGATCCTGATTATTACATGAAAAATCTTCATACTACAGTTAACATGGACGAAGCAATAGAAGGTACTGACTTCGTTATAGAGGCAATAATAGAAGATTATGATACTAAAAAGAAAGTTTTCTCTTATCTTGATGAAAAATTGGATAAAAATGTAATATTAAGCAGTAGTACTTCTGGTTTACTAATGACTGAAATTCAGAAAGCGATGAAAAGATATCCAGAAAGAGGTGTAATTGCCCACCCTTGGAATCCTCCTCATTTATTACCTTTAGTTGAGATAGTTCCTGGAGAAAAGACTTCTCAAGAAACGTTAAATGAAACTAAGGATTTCATGGAAAAATTAGATAGAGTTGTTGTAGTGTTAAAGAAGGAAGTACCTGGATTCTTAGGTAATAGATTGGCTTTTGCGTTATTTAGGGAAGCGGTCTATCTAGTAGATGAAGGCATCGCAACCGTAGAAGATATAGATAAAGTAATGACTGCGGCAATAGGCTTAAGATGGGCTTTTATGGGACCTTTCCTAACTTACCACTTAGGGGGAGGAGAAGGAGGACTAGAGTACTTCTTTAACAGAGGCTTCGGTTATGGTGCAAATGAATGGATGTATAGTTTAGCTAAATACGATAAGTTCCCTTACACGGGAGTTGTGAGGGCAGTACAGCAAATGAAGGAATATAGTACCATCAGAGGAAAGAGCTTCCAAGAACTATCAAAATGGAGAGACGAAAAATTATTTCAAATATATAAAATTGTATGGGGAGATAAGAAACAAAATAATGGGCAATAG
- the argH gene encoding argininosuccinate lyase, translated as MLYRKWGSSGDEVISFTSSVEFDNEIINEVKLTMKAHVIELYLDKIINKETAGKIISAINEFKEIPSGYEDIHEALEDYIIKKVGEEGGWIGLGRSRNDHVATALRLKSREELLSILDQLIKLREVLLDKADKFVDVIFPSFTHLQPAQPTTFGHYLAYIEEELYSAWELLFSNLKLINRSPLGSGAIVGSNVSINREREAEMLGFDEIITNTISATSSRIDLISSVGSIVSLLLVLSRIAEDMVIFSSMKLVKLPDNQVSTSSLMPQKRNPVTMEIMRAKAGELIGFFTSLSSMYKGLPSGYDLDMQEMNKYYWYSFDYAKSSISVLKSLFEGIEVLQASLDYSMLATDEAESLSLQGIPYRKAYFEVSSKVMKGTFTPSINFKESINSKKTEGSPNPGILKNDIKKARDRIEENKSRLNEFKTNVSNKISQLRAIENDLQEGL; from the coding sequence ATGTTATACAGAAAATGGGGATCTTCAGGAGACGAGGTCATATCATTTACATCGTCTGTTGAATTTGACAACGAGATAATAAATGAAGTAAAATTAACAATGAAAGCTCATGTAATAGAACTTTACCTAGATAAAATAATAAACAAGGAAACTGCTGGGAAAATAATTTCTGCTATAAACGAGTTCAAAGAGATTCCCAGTGGTTATGAAGATATTCATGAAGCTTTAGAAGATTACATAATAAAAAAGGTAGGAGAGGAAGGAGGATGGATAGGTTTAGGTAGGAGCAGAAACGATCATGTCGCAACTGCATTAAGGCTTAAGTCTAGAGAAGAACTTCTTTCAATATTAGATCAATTAATAAAATTGAGGGAAGTGCTACTAGATAAGGCTGATAAATTTGTAGATGTTATATTTCCCAGCTTTACTCACTTACAGCCTGCACAGCCAACAACCTTTGGGCATTATTTAGCTTATATAGAAGAAGAACTTTACTCTGCTTGGGAGCTTTTATTTTCAAACTTAAAATTAATAAATAGGTCCCCATTAGGAAGCGGTGCGATTGTAGGAAGTAATGTAAGTATAAATAGGGAAAGAGAAGCAGAAATGTTAGGCTTTGATGAGATAATAACAAACACGATTTCTGCAACGTCTTCAAGGATAGACTTAATTTCCTCAGTTGGTAGTATAGTAAGCCTTTTGTTAGTATTGAGTAGGATTGCTGAAGATATGGTAATATTTTCCTCAATGAAATTAGTTAAACTCCCTGATAATCAAGTAAGCACTAGCAGTTTAATGCCTCAAAAGAGGAATCCGGTAACTATGGAAATAATGAGAGCTAAAGCTGGAGAGTTGATAGGTTTCTTTACATCCTTGTCATCTATGTATAAAGGATTGCCTTCAGGATATGATTTAGATATGCAGGAGATGAATAAATATTATTGGTATTCCTTTGATTATGCAAAATCCTCTATTTCGGTACTTAAATCTTTATTTGAAGGGATTGAAGTTTTACAAGCTAGTCTAGATTACTCAATGCTTGCAACTGACGAGGCAGAGAGCCTCTCTTTACAAGGGATTCCTTACAGAAAAGCTTATTTTGAAGTCTCCTCTAAAGTTATGAAGGGCACCTTTACTCCTTCAATAAATTTCAAAGAATCTATAAATTCAAAGAAAACTGAAGGATCTCCAAATCCAGGAATTCTCAAAAATGATATTAAAAAAGCAAGAGACAGAATTGAGGAAAATAAATCTAGATTAAATGAATTTAAGACAAATGTTTCAAATAAAATCTCTCAATTAAGGGCGATAGAGAATGATCTGCAAGAGGGGCTATAA